AACAAAAGTTATCATGTTTAAAACATTTTTAGTGAGCTATTTATCACTTCTTGATCCCAAGAAAACAAATCTGAAAGTCGAGAAGTGTtttattgcaaagaaaaaagtgggacCTATATGTCCCACTGTCCACTTAGGTCACTTCGATAAAGTGGGACTCATATGTCCCGCTGTCCACTTGAGGCAGTTCACACTTTCTTGTGAAATGGTGCGAAGCAAGTTGCACACAGCGGAACATTGCACACTTTGCACATATACCTCGTGCGGACTTCTCTTTTGCTGGTTGAGCGGCACCGCCGTCGCGTGCCTGTGAAGCTTGGGTGGTGAGTGTTTCCGGAGAACCGACTCTCATCCGGAACACCAGTCATCGCGCGACCGTTGCTCTTGCCTCGCTTATTCTTGAAGGCAGTGATGGTCCTCCGAGGCTTGCGGAAGCTCCTTTGTGCGATGAGTTGTCTGCCAAGCTTGAGGCGGAAGTGAAGGTATCCAACATTCTCGATGGAGTTGGCTTGTATAAATGCGTTGACAATCGCCGCATCAAGAATGAAGTAGAAAATTCTACTCCACCATCGCTTAGACCGCCGGTCTGCAGGGTAGGCATTCCTCTTTTGATCGAACTTGTCGACGCCACCCATCCATGCATTATAATCTTTGACCACCTGAGGGCACTCCACTGATATTTTTTTGCCATTCGGCAGCGTCCTTTGAACATCGACGCGACATTCTGGTTCGTGGTAATTGGACATCAGGTGGACATTCTTTGTGTCCCTCCACTGGTAGGCAATGACGTCCCGCTTTCTTCGCCACAAGTATGAACCCCTGTCCATCTTGTTGTCAGTTTTCACCTCAGGCGGAAGGTCTTTCTTGTTTGTACGGAAAGTTCCGCAGGCAAAAATGCCTATGTCCCGCAATTCTTGCCAAAAGTTTtgttgatgaaaaaaaattatcgAAAAACAACTGAGAACCAGTGGGCACGACACCATCTGCTAGTGAGAGAACAATATGCTCACCTAATGTGCGGTCAAGTGGTTTTTGAGCGTTTTTTCCCCTCGTAGAGTTGAAACTGGAGCAGGTAGCCCGTTTCGGAGTCTGCGAGGGACCATACCTTGTAGCCCCTCTTTATCTTGGGCTTCATAGGCATGTATTGCTTCAAGCTTGAGCGTCCTTTGAACAAAATCATGCTTTCATCAACTGCAACATGTGTCGATGGGCTGTACTCCGTCTGAAACTTTTTGTTCATCATGTTGATCAAAGGACGCACTTTATATGCGCGATCAAAATCTTTGTCACCATAGCCTGGCATTTTGTCGTTGTCGTTCAGATGAAGACAATTGCATATCATCTGAAACCGCTTGTATGTCATCACTTTGGCAATTTCATTCACGTAGAAAAAGCTATCGGAAGACCAGTACATTTGAAGTTGATGCATGCGGTTGACGCTCATAAGGATCAGCATCCCAATGTAAGCTTCAAGCTCATCGCGTGTCAGCGGCACCCATccctttcgctgtgtctgttcaGCATAGAGATTTGTCTGTTCTAGAATATGGTCCAACACCTCATTATCGAAATACAAGGAGAACGCGTCAAGGGCAGTGATTGTCGGACTGAGTCTTTGGGAGATCGTGAAGCTGTGATTCGTAGGCGTAGGCATACAAACAGTCGACGTATCCCACTGAGGTCCTTCTGAATCATTTTCAGTGTCGGCTTTCGAAAcagcacttttcctttttttctttcttttgcctgcATATGGTGGACGCCGTCTTTTCTTCAGCATGCTCGACGAAGCGGGGGGAGCGTTTTCAACATCACTCTCGTTCTCGCTGGACTCATCGGGTGGTAGATCCCAAACTTCATCTTCACTGCTTTCGAACTCTTCATCATCACTGTTGTTAGAGTTCTCTGGCAAGCTCCAGAATAATTCAAGTGCTTCTTCAGCAGTGAGACGTTTCTTGTTatcttaataaaaaaagaaaagaagcaatcAGTATGGACCGAGCTGCCCCCACGCTATTGCTGCGCAACGCTAAGCCTAACGTGGAACAGGTGATTCCCACTACTATTCGTAAAACAGGTTCCGTTTATCTATGCACTGCTAAACATCACAAAATATACCTGCTAGTTGTTTGTAAGTGGTTACTGAAGTGCAAGAAAGACAAGATTTACTcaccagacatttttttcttgcttgaaaGAACCTCACAAAAACACCGAAAAACTGCAACGCgcaagtgaaaaaacaaaaactgcttCTTGCCTTGTTGCGTGCTTCCACCTAGTGGAAACGCCACGAAATTGCATACAGAATGTTCTAGCATactcaatagatggcgctagTGGCTTGTATGTGATTGCATGAGCTCTCTCAAAGAGCTAGGGCGCCGAGAGCGTGGAATAATAAGTGGGACGTATATGTCCCGCTGTCCAACAAAGGGTTAAAGGCCAACTGCTGCCTGGCTGGAAGAACGCTAAGAGTGCTGTCAATTGCTTCCTCCGTAACGGCACTCAGCTGCTTCTTCATCAAAACAagttctttcattttttctcgcCTTGAGGTCGCGCGAATTGCTCTACGCCGAAGCGACTTCAAGCAAACCCTCTGCTTTTTCCTGCAGTCTTCACGCTGCTTTGTACGCTGCAGAAAAAGCTTGTTCAAGGTCCTACATTGAGCACATGTAGCGTTAAAGCTCAATACAGTGCAGGTGTTGCGTCTCCACTTTTCACCTTCTATTGTGGCCACCAGTGATGATGCGATCTTCGGGTACTTTTCAGCAGGGCATCCCTGGCACAGCTTAAGCTTTTCAGTGTACCGGATCAAACATTTCAAGTCATCAAACGAGTTCATTTCAATGCTCGGCTCCCCGGCGTAGACGCTGCGAGGCACGATTCGACCATTTGCGCAGACAGTTACTTTGAGGTTCTCCGACAGCGCCACTGACGTTTCCATACGGGGAATGTTACTTCTTATGTTAAGCTTGTACAGTAGTGCCATTTGTTCAGCAACGCCAAGAAACCAACCTTCAATCTTCTGTCCCATCACCAACTGCTGAAATCAACTGCTCACCTTGTCCTTTTCGACGCTTGCTTTTTGCTGGGGAGAGTCTGCGAGCAGGAGCCTTGTGTTTCCGTGTCGGTTTCGAAAGGTAGCTTGGGCAATTCAGAAACAGCCGAGGCACGGCGTCGTCTTTCAGTGCCCATTTGTCGCGCGGCATCGTTACCAGCTCACCACAAATGTTGTGCTCGAAGACTTTTGAAATGTCCCCATCGCGGAAGTGAAGGTCACAAACAGAACACGTGCTTGAAAGCTTTTTGTTCTGCCTGGGTACTGCTCGCTGTTATAGTGCAAGGCGTTCAGCGTCTCGGGGCGGCCTGAAAAAATGTCTCTTCTCACCCGAAGGTAGAACGGAATCGTACCCACTTTTACACCCGGGCGCGAAACAGCGTGGCATGGTTCATACACTTGCCAGCACGGTCCACAAACGTCTGCGGGTACTCGCGCAAACGTTACCAAGCACACTGCAGCGGGCTGTTTACAACGGTCGTCCGGCCGTCCGTGTCTGTCGCAACTTGCCGGGCAAACTCCGTCGCGTGCGCCCCCACGCGGAGCGCAACAGAACGGCGTCAGGCGGAGCTCCGCAGTTTGAGAACTGGCAGGATCCAGTAACGTTGGTTTCTATGCACTGCTGCAAACATAGCCGTTCGAGTTCTTACTCGTGCTgctgttgcctttctctctcagccatctcagcttgtcTCTCTTCTTTGGCCCTTTCAACGACTAGcctctctttttccagctctagttTCAATTGTCGCTTTGCTTCTTCCTTGGCCCTTTCAactgccaacctctctctttcgaccACCTCCTTTTCCTTTTGGATCACCCATTTCCGTAGTTTGGctccagacaaacccatcttctcaccaagaacgactaacttctcgagatccatgatgcccatGAAACAAAACTAGCCGAGTGCACAAACTACCTGCCTAACTTTCGAATACCAAAACACTCTCTGCCTACGGGTTAGTGAGAACGCGGAGCAACACTAAAAAAAAACCATTACGAAAGCACTGTCAACgactcaaggctctttctccctactctGGGCACACTTAGCACCAAAGAGATCCTGTCACGgatgccagaataattgtcacttgtcccgttaatagggaggcaatcgccgggcagattccaagggctgacgtctctgctctctgaaacgcaccacgaaagcgcggacaatttaaagtaggtccttttagtgcgccagcgaacaccAGTTGTGGCcgaaagaccgagtcagagccaagagttcataacacaaacaaaatatattctcagttaagtcAGTACAACCATCACACagacatgcacactcggctgataTCAGTTACAACTCACAATATAACTTAGACGGTGCTTAAAACTACAATtgcaatctcatgcattgcaAACTATCAAGAACATTTAAAGTCTTGAATATTCACGAAACACATGCAGTCCACAGTTCTTGGAAcataacttgaatgcttctcttccaggaaacactcacgcaacttttcactgctcacacggcgtcatcacccgattcttccagatcgactcaccgcacaacatcataaaacaCTTCTTTTTTGGCCGCTCAAGACTCAATATAACTTCTttaccatctccggaccgactacTGAACAATCATTCAGGGTGATTGGCACGCATCAATGTCCTTGATAGTGCCAATGATGGCACTCTCACACATCTATTACCTACACGTGCAATATTCATGACCTCGATAGTCTCCCAAACCTGGTTGTCTTTGCGACAGTTGATataacttctgccttttttggatGTCCAAAGAAGGGCACATACGGCTTAGAATGGCTCGGTCACCTAGATTACATCCCACATTTCTGGAAGTATAGCAGCTCTGGTTGCTCTCATTAATTGTAGTCAATGTACATTGCAGTGCCATCAATCCAGGAACCAATCTAGGTGACAGGACTGCTGTATATAGCCATGCGTGCCATTCCTTGAATAGTTATCAATCATTGCGAAGACATGTGGGTTAGGGACACTGTCGAGGCACTGATTATTTCATGTGAAAGTAACAGGTGTGTGAGCGCAGCATCGTTGGAAATTTAAAAAAGAGGAGGTCATGTTTTAGACAACTATAGATCAGCAGAGGGCTGAGTTGCATTGATTGTGCTTTTCAGTTACATGCTGGTGGTTCATGTGTGCATTTATACATGACAGTGGCAAGAAATAAACAGCTGAAAGTCAACGCTCGTAGCATTATTTACCGTTTTTTGTCCCGTCTTGCTTCGCTCTGTTTGAGCACTTACAGACTACAAACGCTCACTTTCGTGCTAGTCCAAATAGCTCGAGTACTTTGCGTGCATCTCCTACTATGCAAAATACACCCGGAGCGCAACACCAGTTGTCGGTGGTCACAGGTGAGACACCTAAATTGCACTCTCGGCGAAGTTGAGGAGCATGGGGTCTATTACACGGACATGGCTTGCACGGCAAACAGACACACGACGGTGGTGGTTAGCAACACTCGTTAGATAGTAAGTGCTGCCTCGATCTCCTCCCCATGTTCGCCCACAGACTCGGGCGAGATCCTGGCGGTTACCCTGGCCATCCAACACATCTTGAGCCTCCCCGTGGAAACATACTACATAATCATCGATTCTCAAGTGTCATGTTGGACTTTACTAACAGGTCACGGCATTCCCAAAACCTCACATTCTATTCTTTTACGCACATCCAAAGTTGCTTCACACATCAGCCACATTATACACCTGCTCTGGACGCTTGGCCATGCCTCACTGTCGGGTAATGAACGCGCTCATGCGGCCGCTTGAGAACTCACTCTCGGAGCAGCCCCGTGCAGTGAGGCAGCCAACGTAGAGCTAGGTTCCCCACTTCTCACATATCACGAGGGCACACAGCATTACATGCGTCAACGACAGCAATAGCAACCACCACCAGTGCCCTTCAcacgagaggaggctgtcgcacttcgccgGCTGCAGACCCGAACATTCCCAAATCTGCACTTCATGCATGAATTATACCTGACTTGCTATGCTGACTCTTGTCCAGGATGTGGTGCCATCCCCACAATCTTTCACGTCGCCTGACTTGCTATGCTGACTCTtgtccaggatgtggcgccatccccacaacCTTTCACGTTGCtgtagagtgcaccgctgcctatttgcctcccctcccaccaatctTTCGGTTCACCGATATctcagagcagtgggaaggcattCTTCGCGACAGCGCCCCTGAGGTCTGTCGGGCGCTTGTCCGGTGGGCCCGGGCTGTCGCAGAGGTTGTCATAGGAGTCCCATCCCCGTTTCCTTTGCGCTTCAATAAagaaatgttttcatcatcatcatcatcgtaacaAGCGTCAATCATGTGCTTCGCACTACACTCTGAggcaaaatcgagtattttgggagtgtttctgccacacaacaacaatcgtcatccacctcgcgtactttcctcgcgttatcaccgcggtcgcggcacttcccggtcacgaacggcacgcgcgttatcagcgtgacatagcattcttga
This window of the Rhipicephalus sanguineus isolate Rsan-2018 chromosome 2, BIME_Rsan_1.4, whole genome shotgun sequence genome carries:
- the LOC125757230 gene encoding piggyBac transposable element-derived protein 4-like, whose translation is MLEHSVCNFVAFPLGGSTQQGKKQFLFFHLRVAVFRCFCEVLSSKKKMSDNKKRLTAEEALELFWSLPENSNNSDDEEFESSEDEVWDLPPDESSENESDVENAPPASSSMLKKRRRPPYAGKRKKKRKSAVSKADTENDSEGPQWDTSTVCMPTPTNHSFTISQRLSPTITALDAFSLYFDNEVLDHILEQTNLYAEQTQRKGWVPLTRDELEAYIGMLILMSVNRMHQLQMYWSSDSFFYVNEIAKVMTYKRFQMICNCLHLNDNDKMPGYGDKDFDRAYKVRPLINMMNKKFQTEYSPSTHVAVDESMILFKGRSSLKQYMPMKPKIKRGYKVWSLADSETGYLLQFQLYEGKKRSKTT